The Ancylothrix sp. D3o DNA window ATATAGTCGATCGTTTGCTGGCTAATGGAGCTGATATCAATGCAAAACGTACTGTTGGGGGACTGTATACCGACTCTGAAAAACCCTCTTCTATTTATCCTATACTGTGGATATCTTCAACCGGCACTCCACTTCACCTAGTATGGGACAAAGATATCGCAGCATTTCTCATAGCTAACGGTGCCAACGTTGATGCCAGAGATGAAGTGTTTGGCAATACTCCTCTCCATGTCGTCACAGAAAAATTTTTTGGAGATGTAGAGGAAATTGTTGAGCTATTAATTCTGAATGGGGCAGATGTTAATGCTAAGAATAAATCCCAACGCACGCCTCTTCATAATGCAGTTGAGCGCGGCTACAAAGAAGTAGTTAAGTATTTGATTGCTAACGACGCCGATGTCAATGCTAAGGATGAGTCTTATATAACTCCCTTACATGAAGCAATTCGCTCGGTTAAGATAGAAAATCTATTGATGACTGAGGAGATTGTCGAGCTATTGATTCTCAAGGGAGCAGATGTTAATGCTAAGGATAAATCTGGCGGCACTCCTCTGCACTATGCAGTTAGTAACGGGCTAAAAAATGTAGTGGAGTATTTGCTGGCTAGCGATGCCAATGTCAACGCCAGGGATGAGTCTTTTATAACACCCCTACATAAAGCAGTTTGTTCTGGTAACAAAAATATATTAAAGTTATTGATTGACAACGGTGCAGATGTTAATAATAAAAGTACGGAAGGCCGTAATATCCTTGATGATGTGTTAGAGAATAACCAGATAGATAAGGGCTAATTATTTATGGCAAATGGTGTAATAATTCAACGGAAATGCTAAAAATATCTTGCCTAAAAGTTCATTGCACGAACCGGCAGCGAAAGGCTCTACTAATCTAGTTAATTTGTTGAAAAAGGGGCTTGATAAAATGAGCAACCCAGTCATTTACAATGAATATTTATAAAAAAATATCTGATTTTTAGAGTTCCCATCTTATGCTATTTTTAGCGCCTTTTCTTTAGGGCAATTGATGATATTAATCCAGCGATTAGTATTGCGGCGGATTATGAGATAATCGCCGAAAATCGTCCAGCAAATCAGTTTACTTATGGCGTGCCATCAAATACTCAAAGAGGGCCGGTTGCTACTGGCGGTACACCTTGGGCTTTAGCGGCTGCCGGTGGCGATGAGTTAGATTTGATAGGGCCGATTGGAAATTCTAGCGAGTCTGAGAATCCTTTAACTCCTACATTTGAATGGGATTTTAAGATTCCTAATGAGGAAATTCAACAAGTTAACCTTTTTGTTAGCACATTTGAAGAAGGCTCAGGATTACTTCCTTGGGATGAAGTAATCGACAACTTGTCTGAAGTTCTACCTAATTCTAGTTTGAACGAAGACCAAAAGCGGCAACTGTTAACTACTTCATGGCTTGGTTACGATGACTTCAACCCCAATCGTATCCTGACAGCGACTTGGACAGAGAGTGATGGTTGGGTCTGGAATGGAGGAGAAAACTACACTTCAAACAACACGAGCTTTACTATACCCTCTGATCGCACTCTCACTGCCGGTCAGACTTACTATTGGGCGGTTGAAGCATTTACCACTGACGGCAAGCGACATATTGACCTTGGGCAGTTCAACACGCCGGCAGTCACAAATGACTCGCCCTTCAGCAGTGTCACAGTTTTAACTCACGGCTTCAGACCTCCCTATATTTCACAATCAACAATCGCGCCTCATTTCTTCGATATGGCAGGCAACATTGTCAGTTCTGGCGGTGGCGGTTTGATCCTTCGCTACGACAAACCTACAGGTTTCTGGATACCTGTAAATCGATACGGTCAAGTCATAGGTGACTTCCCTCCAGGTCTCAATCCCGCATCAGAGGCGGGCTATTTGGAGCAACTAGCGGATTATATATCTGCTAATTACAGAGGCAGACCTCTAGTTCTATTGCCTGATTGGGCTCAAAACCGGGAGTCGGCAGTACCTGACTCTGGGTTTACTGAAGGCGCAGCAGATGCTTTCTATGCCTCGCTGGTGCAGCTAGACCAGGCACTAGGAGGAACTGTTGGAGAGCGCAATGCTGCCGGTGAGTTAGTGCGCCTGTACGACAGTAGGGGGAAACTAATTCGCTCTTCTGGGCCTTTATTGACGTCTCCTATGCACTTTATCGGTTTTAGTCGTGGCACCGTTGTCAATAGCGAGATTGTACAGCGCTTGCTGACAGCATTTCCCAATGCCGGCGGCACAGATGAGAACAGCCGCGATTTCCAAGTAACCATGATCGACCCTCACGATTTCGATCAGCCCGGACTTTCGTTCCCACTGATTGGCGGGTTTAGAAATTTCTACGAACCTAAAGTGCAAACTTGGGAGGGCATTACATTTGCTGATAACTATTACCAAACCACAGCCGAACCTGGTAGTTTTACTTCAATTACTCCCAATGGTCGAAATATTCCTCAGCTATTGCCCCCAGAAGATAGTAGCAATGCAGCAGGGCTTCAATTCCCCACTGACGCTGCGGGAAACTTCTTGGGTGTTCCAGATGTGGTTGAATTCTTAGGGACTCGTGCGGGTGAGGAGGGTTACGCCGACAGCCGCACAGGTTTCAGTCGGCAAACCGATCCTATTCCTGTCATTGGTGGGGGTCTGGGCGCTACTCACGGACGAGTTTTTACTTGGTATGCCGGCAGCACCAATCTAGGGTTAACAGAGTCGCACCCAAGCTATGCGTATAATTGGCAAGATGACCCAGTGTACCGTCGTCGCAGTGACGGACACTACGAGGTACTCTTCGATGAAAACTTTTATAATACCTATCCGAGCCGTGTCAATCCTTGGTACATTCCCGATCACATAGATGCAAATTTTGACGGTCGGATTGCTGAAGCTCCCACAGAAGGGATAGGAACTGGATGGTTTTACTCCGAGCTCGGTGGTGGCAAGAACCTGCGTCCAGACTCTAATGCGCGTGTTCCGCTGTACTTTGATAATACTCACAGCGCTAGAATGCGGGGCGATGCTGCTGTCCCCACTCTGTTTAATGGCAATTTTGATGCGGTTATCGATCCGTTTGGCGGCAACCTGAGTCCCTTCCGCAGACTTATCTCGAACGCGCTGCCTGGGTGGTCTTTCCACAACGCTCAAGAGCCAGACATCAATTTAGTTGAGCACCTGGAGGATGTGAGTGCTGTGAAAGGGAAAACTGAACCAGATTACGCGCTGAAGCTGGACAATGGATTAACGGATCTTGTTCATAATCGTTTTGTGGTGCCGGATTGGGGTGCTTTGCGGTTTGATATTCATGTGCCGGTTCCTGCTCCTCTTAATGATATGGATGATTATATTGAGGTGTATCTGGAGACAGAAGACAGAACTTATATTTTGAGAAGTCAGGAGATTAATCTTCCTCCGGATATACCTCTTCCATCAGTGCCGATGGGAGAGGAAGTCAACTCAATTCTCCCTGCGGTTGACCTGCGAGAAGTTCACCCAAGCAGTTTTAGCACTCCAGACCTGGGACTTGCAGTGCCACCGCAATGGATACAGTTACAGATCAATCGAATCGGGTTTGGATCACACGGATTTGAAACGTTTCAGGTAGATATACCGGATGAGGTACGGGGTAAGACGGCAAAACTCAGATTTAAACTGTATGGAGATACAGTCGCTTATCTTGACAATGTTTTCTTTCAGAGCGAACACCTGAAGCTTGGTAATCCCGCACTCAATGAGCAGGAAGCTAGGCAGGATGCAATGGTAAGCCAGCCCAATAATTATCTGATTGAAAATCCCCAGTTTGCTGCCTCTTATAACGAAAATCTCAAAACCCCCAACTGGGTAAGCTACCAGTTAAATCAGTCGTGGATTAACGGTTCTGCTGGTAGCATTCGGAGGCAAGACTCAGGAGCAACCTTTGTTGAGGATCTTTCTCTCCCTTCACCAACTCTAACCAGAGTTGCTGGAACAAACTCCTATGATCAATTTCAACGGGGCCACATGACCAGAGCAGAGGATCGCTCCCGACTAATTGAGAGTTATTACCCAGATAGTCAGACAGGGGATCGCTACGGAATCTACAAAGACTATAAACTCACCTACTTAATGACCAATATATTACCGCAATTCATTGTCACTCAAGGTCGAGATCCTTGGGGAGGTTTGGAAACCCACCTGACCGAGACACTGGTTGAACAACAGAACAAGGAACTTTATATTATTGCAGGAAGAGATGGGGAAAGAACTACTTTTTCTTCAAGAGGAATCAACATTAGTGCCCCCGCTCATACCTGGAAAGTGATTTTAGTGCTAGAACCCGGTCAAGGAGTTGCTGATGTGACTCGGAGTACGATTGCTTTTGCTGTAGATATTCCGAACTATTCCGCGACCGAGCGAGTTTCTCCAGACGCTCCACAGTCGCCCTTGTTGTCAGGAAATTGGAGAGACTATGCGATTTCGATTAACCAATTAGAGGAGATTATCGGCTACGATTTTCTATCTAATATTCCGACAGATATACAGGAATGGATAGAAAGTAACACCGATCCAGACAATCCTTTGCCACGAACCCTCATTCCGTAATAGAATGGCAACATTTTTTAAATGGTTGAGGATAGTTCTACCGCAGTTGTTCATTGCACTGCGGATAGTTTACAAACCGAGGGCCTTCATCCACCGTGCCATCAGGCATAAATAAGTGCAGAACAAAAGCCCCCCACATCCGACAATGCTCTATGTTAATTGCTCCCCTCAAGGTGCTACGAATCAAGAGCGCTTGCTCAAAATCAGTGTAGGCTAGGTTAGCATCTCGTAGAGTTGATTCAAACAAAATGGTTCCATTCATCAAGGCATGGCTCAAGTCTACTCCCGACCAAATACAGCGACGTAAGTTAGCGTTACTCAAGTTAGCATGACTTAAATTGACATCCCTGAGAAAGCTATTGTACAACCAGGTTCCCTGTAATTTAGCCCCATTTAAATTTATCCGCTCCAGCCCAATGCCTATCAAATTCGCACGACTCAAATCGATGCCGCTTAAGTCCACATCTTTCAGTAAGATACCTGCTTTAGATGGACGTTTCAAACCTATCCCAGCGAAGTTGCGCTCACCGGCCTTGTAACGCTCCAACAGTTCGGTTGAGGTAAGATAAATATATTCCATAAAAAAAGCAATCGAGTTTAATCTGGATAATCGACAAATCGGGGGCCTTCATCTACTGTGCCATCAGGCATGATCATGTGCAGAACAAACGCTCCCCAGATCCGAAAAGGTTCCGTGTTCATTGCTAGATCGAAGGTGCTACGAATCAAAACCGCTTGCTCGAAATCGGTATAGTATAGGTTGCATTTCCTCAGATCAGATTCAAATAAAATCGCTCTACCAAGATAGGCAACACTCAAGTCTACTCCCGACCAATAACAGCGACGTAAATTAGCATCACCTAGGTCTGCGTAGCTCAAATCAACATTGATGAAAATGCTACTGTGCAAGTAGGCTCCCTGTAATTTCGCCCGGCTTAAATCAATCCACTCCAGCCTCACGTCTGCTAGATTCGCAAAACTCAAATCGATGCCACTTAAGTCTGCATCTTTGAGAGTGGTATCCGCTTCAGATTGATTTTCCAGGGTGATGCCGCTAAAATTCCTAAGGCCGGCATTGTAAAGTTTTAGAAGTTCAGGCAGTGTGATATTCCTCATGTTACTTGTTACTCCCTTGGAGATCGACCCCTCTAAGATTGGCATTATTAATGCAAGCATTTCTGAAGTCAGCCCCTCTAAGATTGACGCCTTCGTTCAACAGCAGAGCAATAAGCATTATGCCATGAAAATCCCTTTCACCCGCTGCATACCGAGAGAGCAACTCCTCAACAGTCATTTTTTCCATCAACTCACCCATAGCATCTTTTACCATATCGATAATAGCGAGTGCAAAGACCCTTGCCGCAATGATGCCCCTTTATTACAAGTTCGCAGATGCTTACTTCCTTTTGAAGCTACTTCCCATTACCCCCTTGTCACCCTATGATACTGCAAGTGTACCCTGTACCTTCAGGGGGTGACCAGGGGGCTTATTGCTTGCCACATAAGAGTTATAGCTTTTAAATATTATTGTTGACAATTCGGAGCGCTTATTGCAAACAGAAGCCACAATCTTTCAATCCATTCTTGACATTGGTGAAAGCCGGCTATCCAACCCGTATTCATACAAACCACCGGCTCAAAATATCAACATAAATTGGGTTGATCCCTTATGACGATGTGATACTATATTAACTCATAGAATACTCGATAAACTACCGCATAAAGGGACGCCACATGGACGGGTTTTAAATTGGTATGCAGGAACAACTAATTTATTCCCGACGCATTTTCCTTTTTCAGAAGAAGAAGATGCAAATGCGATTTTCCGCTCCAAGTGGAGATGGGTATTATGAGCATTTATTTGATAAAGAGTTTTCGTTTGGGGAAGGGGTTAACCGGACTTAAACAGAATTTAGCCTAAAAATAGGCTAAAACACAGTCGTTTAGGGGATTTAAGGTAAATATTTTGTTTTTTTTGGTAACGACTGTGTTTTAGCCTCTTATACCCTTTTCGAGCTAAAACCGTTTCCCTGGCAGGAATACAGGTCAATTTTATCTCAAATCTTGTCTAAAATCTTGTTAAGAGTATTTGACCGATTCCTTAATTTATGGCTGCTTATGAAGCACTTATCTTGTTTAGTATTCTTACCTCAAAGGTCATCATTTCTAACACTTCTGTCAGGCATAATGGTTTCATGGAAGATAGCACCTTTGCAATAATAGATACTAAATTCACGAGCGCCCCTCAAGTCAGCGTAGCTAAGGTTGGCATTCTTGAAATTCACCTCGCTGAGAATAGCACGTCTCAAGATGGCCCGACTAAGGTTTACTCCTTTAAGATTACTTTGACTGAAAATAGCATCACTCAAGTCAGCATTTTCCAAATTAGCCTTTCCAAAACCACTTTCAAAAAAACGAATTCTTCTCATATTGGCAAAACTTAAGTCAACTTCGTCAAATCCACTCCTCTCAAAGTAGGCATCACTAAAGTCGGCTTCTCGAAAAATGACTTCCCTAAAAATCTTATCAACCAAACGAATTCCCCCCAGATTAACTCCAGTAAAATCTCTATCCCCAGCAGCGTACCTTCTCAGCAGATCATCAGCCTTCATAACTCTACTCCTACATTAATCAACACATTCACAGATCACTGACTCAC harbors:
- a CDS encoding DNA/RNA non-specific endonuclease; amino-acid sequence: MPSNTQRGPVATGGTPWALAAAGGDELDLIGPIGNSSESENPLTPTFEWDFKIPNEEIQQVNLFVSTFEEGSGLLPWDEVIDNLSEVLPNSSLNEDQKRQLLTTSWLGYDDFNPNRILTATWTESDGWVWNGGENYTSNNTSFTIPSDRTLTAGQTYYWAVEAFTTDGKRHIDLGQFNTPAVTNDSPFSSVTVLTHGFRPPYISQSTIAPHFFDMAGNIVSSGGGGLILRYDKPTGFWIPVNRYGQVIGDFPPGLNPASEAGYLEQLADYISANYRGRPLVLLPDWAQNRESAVPDSGFTEGAADAFYASLVQLDQALGGTVGERNAAGELVRLYDSRGKLIRSSGPLLTSPMHFIGFSRGTVVNSEIVQRLLTAFPNAGGTDENSRDFQVTMIDPHDFDQPGLSFPLIGGFRNFYEPKVQTWEGITFADNYYQTTAEPGSFTSITPNGRNIPQLLPPEDSSNAAGLQFPTDAAGNFLGVPDVVEFLGTRAGEEGYADSRTGFSRQTDPIPVIGGGLGATHGRVFTWYAGSTNLGLTESHPSYAYNWQDDPVYRRRSDGHYEVLFDENFYNTYPSRVNPWYIPDHIDANFDGRIAEAPTEGIGTGWFYSELGGGKNLRPDSNARVPLYFDNTHSARMRGDAAVPTLFNGNFDAVIDPFGGNLSPFRRLISNALPGWSFHNAQEPDINLVEHLEDVSAVKGKTEPDYALKLDNGLTDLVHNRFVVPDWGALRFDIHVPVPAPLNDMDDYIEVYLETEDRTYILRSQEINLPPDIPLPSVPMGEEVNSILPAVDLREVHPSSFSTPDLGLAVPPQWIQLQINRIGFGSHGFETFQVDIPDEVRGKTAKLRFKLYGDTVAYLDNVFFQSEHLKLGNPALNEQEARQDAMVSQPNNYLIENPQFAASYNENLKTPNWVSYQLNQSWINGSAGSIRRQDSGATFVEDLSLPSPTLTRVAGTNSYDQFQRGHMTRAEDRSRLIESYYPDSQTGDRYGIYKDYKLTYLMTNILPQFIVTQGRDPWGGLETHLTETLVEQQNKELYIIAGRDGERTTFSSRGINISAPAHTWKVILVLEPGQGVADVTRSTIAFAVDIPNYSATERVSPDAPQSPLLSGNWRDYAISINQLEEIIGYDFLSNIPTDIQEWIESNTDPDNPLPRTLIP
- a CDS encoding pentapeptide repeat-containing protein; amino-acid sequence: MEYIYLTSTELLERYKAGERNFAGIGLKRPSKAGILLKDVDLSGIDLSRANLIGIGLERINLNGAKLQGTWLYNSFLRDVNLSHANLSNANLRRCIWSGVDLSHALMNGTILFESTLRDANLAYTDFEQALLIRSTLRGAINIEHCRMWGAFVLHLFMPDGTVDEGPRFVNYPQCNEQLR
- a CDS encoding pentapeptide repeat-containing protein, producing MRNITLPELLKLYNAGLRNFSGITLENQSEADTTLKDADLSGIDLSFANLADVRLEWIDLSRAKLQGAYLHSSIFINVDLSYADLGDANLRRCYWSGVDLSVAYLGRAILFESDLRKCNLYYTDFEQAVLIRSTFDLAMNTEPFRIWGAFVLHMIMPDGTVDEGPRFVDYPD
- a CDS encoding pentapeptide repeat-containing protein; this translates as MVKDAMGELMEKMTVEELLSRYAAGERDFHGIMLIALLLNEGVNLRGADFRNACINNANLRGVDLQGSNK
- a CDS encoding pentapeptide repeat-containing protein gives rise to the protein MKADDLLRRYAAGDRDFTGVNLGGIRLVDKIFREVIFREADFSDAYFERSGFDEVDLSFANMRRIRFFESGFGKANLENADLSDAIFSQSNLKGVNLSRAILRRAILSEVNFKNANLSYADLRGAREFSIYYCKGAIFHETIMPDRSVRNDDL